TCCCCGCTTGATTTACTGCTCGGTGTCGGCCTACGGTCGAGAAGGCCCTTACTCAGATCGCCTGGGGTTCGACCCCATTGCTCAGGCAGAGAGCGGTTTCATTTCGATGAACGGGTATGCAGATCGACAAGGTGTGCGCACCGGTGCAGCCGTTATGGATGTTGGAACAGCGATGACTGCAACCAATGCAATTTTGTTGGCGCTGATTGCTCGACAACGTGATGGCAAAGGTCAGCGCTTAGAAGTCGCGCTGTTTGACACTGCTGTGGTGATGACTGGTTTTGGTGCCATGCAGCACTTAACTACTGGCTATGAGCCTCAGCGAAATGGCAATACAAGCCCGGACACGTGTCCTTCGGGTGTCTTCATGAGCGAAGACAAACCTTTCTATATCAACTGCGGAAACGACAAGATATATCTGCGCCTGTTTGAGCAAGTTCTGAATCGTCCTGATCTTGCAAATGATCCTGTGTTGTCGCAACGGGTGGGCCGCCTTAAGCAACGTGAGTTTCTGTTTGAGGTCATGAATGAGGCGTTCATTCAGAAGCCATGGAGCCACTGGGCTCCACTCCTGCGAGCAGCCAACGTGCCGCATGGCCAAGTTAAGACACTGGGTGAGGCGTTGGCATCTGAAGAGGCTCGCTCCCGCGGTTTAGTGACTCGCATTCCACACCCAGTCAAGGGTTGGATTCCGAATATCAGCAACCCTATTCGCATGTCAGACACGCCC
This DNA window, taken from Comamonas testosteroni TK102, encodes the following:
- a CDS encoding CaiB/BaiF CoA transferase family protein, giving the protein MFDQKLINALPVHQTATGTAAPVLQGLRVADFTHFIAGPLATMTLGDFGADVIKIEAPERGDDFRHYPFVDPDIPAQGSAFLWSNRNKKSLALDMKSEAGLEVAKALITQADVLVENFSSGVMERFGLDYETCAKLNPRLIYCSVSAYGREGPYSDRLGFDPIAQAESGFISMNGYADRQGVRTGAAVMDVGTAMTATNAILLALIARQRDGKGQRLEVALFDTAVVMTGFGAMQHLTTGYEPQRNGNTSPDTCPSGVFMSEDKPFYINCGNDKIYLRLFEQVLNRPDLANDPVLSQRVGRLKQREFLFEVMNEAFIQKPWSHWAPLLRAANVPHGQVKTLGEALASEEARSRGLVTRIPHPVKGWIPNISNPIRMSDTPAVMPKAAPAVGADTDSVLHNVLKYDEARIEQLRAAGAFGTMVEKVAA